A DNA window from Borreliella spielmanii contains the following coding sequences:
- a CDS encoding DUF276 domain-containing protein (DUF276 is restricted to Borreliella and related spirochetes.) has translation MSIVFDSDFGILKRTIKDIVRTKREHLRVNYGINIDDSNSSIYNIIASSLALIEEEIINELNLFFSKMTPGGTYWAAIEEHISSKSTTYSAVRSALLNLNGVEHANIKSSAGKANIYLILKENLLDTGKTNINNPEFKAKLWETLYLTTPSGTLLEGNIEIDGLNSTGQLKSYKISLGKRKYVYMKVKYKLDLKNYLYLNIDSQIRNIYSRIISNNYSDMGISFEYQDFFAPVNEIKGIKFMEIQACVKDTDSESISKISDSDFKKNEDISINDDTMLLFNTTDRLIIDIDT, from the coding sequence ATGAGTATAGTTTTTGACTCTGATTTTGGCATTCTAAAGCGTACAATTAAGGATATAGTACGGACCAAAAGAGAACACTTGCGAGTAAATTATGGGATTAACATTGATGACAGCAATAGCTCTATTTACAATATTATTGCATCTTCTTTAGCATTAATTGAAGAAGAAATAATTAATGAGCTTAATCTCTTTTTTTCTAAAATGACGCCGGGTGGTACTTATTGGGCCGCTATTGAAGAACACATTTCTTCTAAAAGCACAACTTACAGTGCAGTTCGATCGGCTTTACTTAATCTTAATGGAGTAGAACATGCTAACATTAAAAGTTCAGCTGGTAAAGCTAATATATATCTAATTCTAAAAGAAAATTTACTAGACACTGGTAAAACTAATATTAACAACCCTGAATTTAAGGCTAAACTTTGGGAAACATTATATCTAACAACCCCTAGCGGAACTTTACTTGAGGGGAACATAGAAATTGATGGGCTTAACTCAACTGGACAACTTAAATCCTATAAAATATCGCTTGGAAAAAGAAAATATGTTTATATGAAAGTAAAGTACAAACTTGATCTTAAAAACTATCTTTACTTAAACATAGACTCCCAAATTAGAAACATATATTCTAGGATTATTTCAAATAACTATTCTGATATGGGAATTAGTTTTGAATATCAAGATTTTTTTGCTCCAGTTAATGAAATAAAAGGGATTAAGTTTATGGAAATTCAAGCTTGTGTTAAAGATACAGACAGCGAGAGTATTTCAAAAATCAGTGATAGTGATTTTAAAAAAAAT